In Acidobacteriota bacterium, the genomic window TTGTCGTAGAACCAGGTCACCGACACCCGCAGCGCCATCCGCTTGCTCATGGCCACCGAGACCGCGTTGACCATCTTCGAGCGCCAGTCATCGCTCTCGTCGAAGTTCAGGTCGACGACCCAGATGTTCTCGTAGGTCGTGCTGTCGTTGAAGGCGTGGAGGTAGTCCCAACCGACCTGCGCACCGAGGAAGCTGTCTTCCAGAGCGGGGTTCGGAACCACATCCTCCTGATCGGTGTAGGTCAGGAGGTAGTTGGTGCGGAACTTGACCTTGTCGTCGTCACGCCAGACGTTGCGGACACCGCCGAACACCGTGATGCGGTTGTCGATACCGGCGAAGCGGTTGCGATCCCAGCCGGCACCGGCCAGCCAGGAGAAGCTCTCGGTGATCTCCCTGCTGTAGGAGGCCGACAGCAGGTAGTTCTCGGCGGTCTCGTTGGTGGTGCTGTCCTCGAAGGTCGTGAAGTTCATCGGGTCGACGCCGACGGCGTAACGGTCGAAGCTCGTCGACTCGGCCTTCAGGCCGGTCGCCAGAAACTGAAACTCCGCGTTGTCCCAGAGGTGGAGCAGCGTGTTGGAGAAACCGAAGGTCTCGGACTCGCTGTTTCCCGAAGTCGCGACCAGGCTCAACTCGGCGGTGTCCTTCCAGCCCAGCTCCTTATCGTCGGCGATGACGGTAGAGCCGGTCATGACCAGCAGACACAACGTGACAAGAAAGATGACGGAACGTTTCATGGGAAACCTCGGTTCGAAAGGGTTGCTCAAATAGACCGCGGCATTCTAGTCACTGGGCGCCGACGGGGCCACCTCGTCCCGATGACCCGGGAAGAGTGAGCGTAACGACAGGCGGAGGTCCGGCCGGGGGCAGTCCGCCTGGAGTCGCTGGAGCGTGGCCTCGACGGGGCCGATGGCCCAGCAGGTCTCCTCTTTAAGTCGCTCCACGGGTTCGGCCGGCAAGACGTTCAACGGGCAGATGTCCCGCTGTTCCACGATCGCTTCGTCTTCGTCTTCGGCCAGCCAGCGCAGGGGGAGACCCTGGGTCCGGCAGACGTAGGGCCGCACGGCGTAGATCCGGCACTGGCCCCGGTCGCCAAGAAACGCGCAGCCTCCAGGAGGGTGGGGCCGACCCTCGCGGAGAAGCTCGCCGGCATGCCGGCGAATCTCCTCGGCCTCGACCTCGAAGACCGTCAGGTCGTCGACACAGCAGTCGTGACAGCCCTCACGGCACTGCAGCCGTTCGGCGTGAAGACGTTCCAGCGGCGCCACGTGTCGATCGATCCAACGGTGGAGCTCGGCGACGTCGTTGAGTTCGGTGACGGCGGGTCCGGATTCATCCATGGCTGCGACCGTAGCATTTCCGGGTACGATGGAGACGAGGAACCTCGATGCGTCAGCCGTCCCTGTTCGACAAGCCCGCCGACCCCGACCCCGGACCCGATCCCGGTTCCGAGCCGGAGGTTCCGGTGAAGGAGTCCCATTGCTGCGGCGGCGCCCGCGTCGCTTTCACGGCGCCTGCCGGAAGCTGGGTCTGTCCCATGCATCCGAAGGTGATCGAGAGCGGTCCGGGCGCGTGTCCCGATTGCGGCATGGATCTGGAGCCCGCGTCGCCGTTACCCGACGAGGCCACCGAGCGGCAGCAGCGGAAGGAGTGGCACGGCATCCTGCGACGGCTGGGGCTCTGTGTCCTACTGACGCTGCCGCTATTGATCCTCAACATGGGAGTCATGATCGGGCTGCTGCCGTCGTCGTGGGCGCTGCCGCCGTGGGTGCAGTGGCTGGTTGCGACGCCGGTCGTGTTGTGGGGTGGGCAGCCGTTCTGGGTTCGCGGGATCGATTCGATCCGCAATCGGAAAGCCAACATGTTCACGCTGATCCTCCTGGGGACCGGCGCCAGTTATCTCTACAGTTTCGTTGCGTTGTTCGCCGGTC contains:
- a CDS encoding YkgJ family cysteine cluster protein, coding for MDESGPAVTELNDVAELHRWIDRHVAPLERLHAERLQCREGCHDCCVDDLTVFEVEAEEIRRHAGELLREGRPHPPGGCAFLGDRGQCRIYAVRPYVCRTQGLPLRWLAEDEDEAIVEQRDICPLNVLPAEPVERLKEETCWAIGPVEATLQRLQADCPRPDLRLSLRSLFPGHRDEVAPSAPSD
- a CDS encoding DUF481 domain-containing protein, with the translated sequence MKRSVIFLVTLCLLVMTGSTVIADDKELGWKDTAELSLVATSGNSESETFGFSNTLLHLWDNAEFQFLATGLKAESTSFDRYAVGVDPMNFTTFEDSTTNETAENYLLSASYSREITESFSWLAGAGWDRNRFAGIDNRITVFGGVRNVWRDDDKVKFRTNYLLTYTDQEDVVPNPALEDSFLGAQVGWDYLHAFNDSTTYENIWVVDLNFDESDDWRSKMVNAVSVAMSKRMALRVSVTWFYD